One Kitasatospora sp. NBC_01287 DNA window includes the following coding sequences:
- the aceE gene encoding pyruvate dehydrogenase (acetyl-transferring), homodimeric type gives MASGSDRNPIIIGGLPSQVPDFDPEETAEWLESLDAAIDERGRERARYLMLRLIERAREKRVAVPEMRSTDYVNTIATKDEPFFPGNEEIERKVLNATRWNAAVMVSRAQRPGIGVGGHIATFASSASLYDVGFNYFFRGKDADGESGDQIFFQGHASPGIYARAFLLDRLSEQQLDAFRQEKSKAPYGLSSYPHPRLMPDFWEFPTVSMGLGPLGAIYQARMNRYLEHRGIKDTSQSHVYAFLGDGEMDEPESLGQLSLAAREGLDNLTFVVNCNLQRLDGPVRGNGKIIQELESQFRGAGWNVIKLVWDRSWDPLLAQDRDGVLVNKLNSTPDGQFQTYATETGSYIREHFFGDDLRLRAMVDSMTDQQIQHLGRGGHDHKKVYAAFKAAREHQGQPTVILAQTVKGWTLGPNFEGRNATHQMKKLTVEDLKRFRDRLHLPITDKQLDEGYPPYYHPGKDSEEIQYMHDRRRELGGYVPTRKVRARQLELPGDDAYKAVKKGSGQQTIATTMAFVRVLKDLMRDKGIGNRFVPIAPDEYRTFGMDSLFPSAKIYNPLGQTYESVDRELLLAYKESPTGQMLHDGISEAGCTASLIAAGSSYATHGEPLIPVYVFYSMFGFQRTGDQFWQMADQLARGFVIGATAGRTTLTGEGLQHADGHSQLLASTNPAVVAYDPAYGFEIAHIMQDGLRRMYGSSAEHPHGEDVFYYMTVYNEPIQMPAEPENVDVEGILKGIHKYRAAEAGQIPAQILASGVAVPWALEAQRILAAEWNVKADVWSATSWNELRRDAVEAEEFNLLHPEEPQRVPYVTEKLSGAEGPFVAVSDWMRAVPDQIARWVPGQYQSLGADGFGFADTRGAARRFFHIDAQSVVLGVLTELAKQGRIDRSALKEAIDRYQLLDVAAAHPGAAGGDA, from the coding sequence GTGGCTTCCGGATCCGATCGCAACCCGATCATCATTGGCGGCCTTCCGAGTCAGGTCCCGGACTTCGATCCCGAGGAGACCGCGGAATGGCTGGAGTCGCTCGACGCGGCCATTGACGAGCGGGGGCGCGAGCGTGCTCGTTACCTGATGCTCCGGCTGATCGAGCGCGCCCGCGAGAAGCGTGTCGCCGTGCCCGAGATGCGCAGCACGGACTACGTCAACACCATCGCCACCAAGGACGAGCCGTTCTTCCCCGGCAACGAGGAGATCGAGCGCAAGGTCCTCAACGCGACCCGATGGAACGCGGCCGTGATGGTCTCCCGCGCCCAGCGCCCGGGCATCGGCGTCGGTGGGCACATCGCCACCTTCGCCTCCTCCGCGTCGCTCTACGACGTCGGCTTCAACTACTTCTTCCGTGGCAAGGACGCCGACGGCGAGTCCGGCGACCAGATCTTCTTCCAGGGTCACGCCTCTCCCGGCATCTACGCGCGTGCCTTCCTGCTGGACCGGCTCAGCGAGCAGCAGCTCGACGCCTTCCGCCAGGAGAAGTCGAAGGCCCCGTACGGCCTGTCCAGCTACCCGCACCCGCGCCTGATGCCGGACTTCTGGGAGTTCCCGACCGTCTCGATGGGCCTCGGCCCGCTCGGCGCGATCTACCAGGCCCGGATGAACCGCTACCTGGAGCACCGCGGCATCAAGGACACCTCCCAGTCGCACGTCTACGCCTTCCTCGGCGACGGCGAGATGGACGAGCCGGAGTCGCTCGGCCAGCTGTCGCTCGCCGCGCGCGAGGGCCTGGACAACCTGACCTTCGTGGTCAACTGCAACCTGCAGCGCCTGGACGGCCCGGTCCGCGGCAACGGCAAGATCATCCAGGAGCTGGAGTCGCAGTTCCGCGGCGCCGGCTGGAACGTCATCAAGCTGGTCTGGGACCGCAGCTGGGACCCGCTGCTGGCGCAGGACCGCGACGGCGTCCTGGTCAACAAGCTGAACTCGACCCCGGACGGCCAGTTCCAGACCTACGCCACCGAGACCGGCTCGTACATCCGCGAGCACTTCTTCGGCGACGACCTGCGGCTGCGCGCCATGGTCGACTCGATGACCGACCAGCAGATCCAGCACCTGGGCCGCGGCGGCCACGACCACAAGAAGGTCTACGCGGCCTTCAAGGCGGCCCGCGAGCACCAGGGCCAGCCGACCGTGATCCTGGCGCAGACCGTCAAGGGCTGGACGCTGGGCCCCAACTTCGAGGGCCGCAACGCCACCCACCAGATGAAGAAGCTGACGGTCGAGGACCTGAAGCGCTTCCGCGACCGCCTGCACCTGCCGATCACGGACAAGCAGCTCGACGAGGGCTACCCGCCCTACTACCACCCGGGCAAGGACTCCGAAGAGATCCAGTACATGCACGACCGGCGCCGGGAGCTGGGCGGCTACGTGCCGACCCGCAAGGTGCGGGCGCGTCAGCTGGAGCTGCCCGGCGACGACGCGTACAAGGCGGTCAAGAAGGGCTCCGGCCAGCAGACCATCGCCACCACGATGGCCTTCGTCCGGGTGCTCAAGGACCTGATGCGGGACAAGGGCATCGGCAACCGCTTCGTGCCGATCGCGCCCGACGAGTACCGCACCTTCGGCATGGACTCGCTCTTCCCGTCGGCCAAGATCTACAACCCGCTCGGCCAGACCTACGAGTCGGTCGACCGCGAGCTGCTGCTGGCCTACAAGGAGTCGCCGACCGGCCAGATGCTGCACGACGGCATCTCCGAGGCGGGCTGCACCGCCTCGCTGATCGCCGCCGGCTCGTCCTACGCGACGCACGGCGAGCCGCTGATCCCGGTCTACGTCTTCTACTCGATGTTCGGGTTCCAGCGCACCGGCGACCAGTTCTGGCAGATGGCCGACCAGCTGGCCCGCGGCTTCGTGATCGGCGCCACCGCCGGCCGCACCACGCTGACCGGCGAGGGCCTGCAGCACGCGGACGGCCACTCGCAGCTGCTCGCCTCGACCAACCCGGCCGTCGTCGCCTACGACCCGGCGTACGGCTTCGAGATCGCGCACATCATGCAGGACGGCCTGCGCCGGATGTACGGCTCCTCCGCCGAGCACCCGCACGGCGAGGACGTCTTCTACTACATGACGGTCTACAACGAGCCGATCCAGATGCCGGCCGAGCCCGAGAACGTGGACGTCGAGGGCATCCTCAAGGGCATCCACAAGTACCGGGCCGCCGAGGCGGGCCAGATCCCCGCGCAGATCCTCGCCTCCGGCGTGGCGGTGCCGTGGGCCCTGGAGGCCCAGCGCATCCTCGCCGCGGAGTGGAACGTCAAGGCCGACGTCTGGTCCGCGACCTCCTGGAACGAGCTGCGCCGCGACGCGGTGGAGGCCGAGGAGTTCAACCTGCTGCACCCCGAGGAGCCGCAGCGCGTCCCCTACGTGACGGAGAAGCTCTCCGGCGCCGAGGGCCCGTTCGTCGCGGTCTCCGACTGGATGCGCGCGGTGCCGGACCAGATCGCGCGCTGGGTGCCGGGCCAGTACCAGTCGCTCGGTGCCGACGGTTTCGGCTTCGCCGACACCCGCGGCGCGGCGCGCCGGTTCTTCCACATCGACGCGCAGTCGGTGGTGCTCGGCGTGCTGACCGAGCTGGCCAAGCAGGGCAGGATCGACCGCTCAGCGCTGAAGGAGGCGATCGACCGCTACCAGCTGCTGGACGTGGCCGCCGCCCACCCGGGCGCGGCCGGCGGCGACGCCTGA
- a CDS encoding DUF3052 domain-containing protein has product MSATADPADKSNPALKLGFEPGQIVQELGYDEDTDQDLREGIEEVIGEELVDEDYDDVADAVLLWHREEDGDLTDALVDAQEYLAEGGLIWLLTPKKGRDGHVEAHEVAEAAQTAGLSQTSSITVAKDWAGTRLATPKAAKSGKR; this is encoded by the coding sequence GTGAGCGCGACCGCGGACCCCGCGGACAAGTCCAACCCGGCCCTCAAGCTGGGCTTCGAGCCCGGCCAGATCGTGCAGGAGCTCGGGTACGACGAAGACACTGATCAGGATCTCCGCGAGGGCATCGAGGAGGTCATTGGTGAGGAGCTCGTCGACGAGGACTACGACGACGTCGCCGACGCCGTCCTGCTGTGGCACCGCGAGGAGGACGGGGATCTGACCGATGCCCTCGTCGACGCCCAGGAGTACCTGGCCGAGGGCGGTCTGATCTGGCTGCTGACTCCCAAGAAGGGTCGCGACGGCCACGTCGAGGCCCATGAGGTCGCCGAGGCGGCACAGACCGCCGGCCTCTCGCAGACCAGCTCGATCACGGTGGCCAAGGACTGGGCCGGCACCCGCCTCGCCACGCCTAAGGCGGCGAAGTCGGGCAAGCGCTGA
- a CDS encoding peroxiredoxin, with translation MAIEVGTQAPDFELKNQHGELVKLSDFRGEKNVVLVFYPFAFTGVCTGEVCAIQKELPQLQNEDVQILAVSNDSPFTLRVFAEQEGLEYPLLSDFWPHGEVSTAYGVFQEDKGCAVRGTFVIDKAGVVRWSVVNGLPDARDEQEYLKVLAAL, from the coding sequence ATGGCCATCGAGGTCGGCACCCAGGCTCCGGACTTCGAGCTGAAGAACCAGCACGGCGAGCTGGTCAAGCTCTCCGACTTCCGGGGCGAGAAGAACGTCGTCCTGGTGTTCTACCCCTTCGCCTTCACCGGTGTCTGCACCGGTGAGGTCTGCGCGATCCAGAAGGAGCTGCCGCAGCTGCAGAACGAGGACGTGCAGATCCTCGCGGTCTCCAACGACTCGCCCTTCACCCTGCGGGTCTTCGCCGAGCAGGAGGGCCTGGAGTACCCGCTGCTGTCGGACTTCTGGCCGCACGGCGAGGTCTCCACCGCCTACGGCGTCTTCCAGGAGGACAAGGGCTGCGCGGTGCGCGGCACCTTCGTGATCGACAAGGCCGGCGTGGTGCGCTGGTCGGTCGTCAACGGCCTGCCGGACGCGCGGGACGAGCAGGAGTACCTGAAGGTGCTCGCGGCGCTCTGA
- a CDS encoding TerD family protein, translated as MGVSLSKGGNVSLTKEAPGLTAVLVGLGWDARTTTGAEFDLDASALLCTEQGKVAKDSDFVFFNNLKSQDGSVEHTGDNLTGEGEGDDEVIKVDLSAVPASIAKIVFPVSIYDAETRLQSFGQVRNAYIRVVNQSGGQEIARYDLSEDASTETAMVFGELYRNGAEWKFRAIGQGYASGLRGIAQDFGVNV; from the coding sequence GTGGGTGTCAGCCTGAGCAAGGGCGGCAATGTCTCGCTCACCAAGGAGGCCCCGGGCCTGACCGCGGTCCTGGTCGGCCTCGGTTGGGACGCGCGCACCACCACGGGCGCCGAGTTCGACCTGGACGCCAGCGCGCTGCTCTGCACCGAGCAGGGCAAGGTCGCCAAGGACAGCGACTTCGTCTTCTTCAACAACCTCAAGAGCCAGGACGGCTCGGTCGAGCACACCGGCGACAACCTCACCGGTGAGGGCGAGGGCGACGACGAGGTGATCAAGGTCGACCTGAGCGCCGTGCCGGCCTCGATCGCGAAGATCGTCTTCCCGGTCTCGATCTACGACGCGGAGACCCGGCTGCAGAGCTTCGGCCAGGTCCGCAACGCCTACATCCGGGTGGTCAACCAGAGCGGTGGCCAGGAGATCGCCCGCTACGACCTGAGCGAGGACGCCTCCACCGAGACCGCGATGGTCTTCGGCGAGCTCTACCGCAACGGCGCGGAGTGGAAGTTCCGCGCCATCGGCCAGGGGTACGCCTCGGGCCTGCGCGGGATCGCGCAGGACTTCGGCGTCAACGTCTGA
- a CDS encoding PQQ-binding-like beta-propeller repeat protein has protein sequence MPFQPLEPADPQSVGPYRLLARLGAGGMGRVYLARSAGGRTVAVKVVRAELAEDPEFRERFRREVAAARLVSGPHTAPVVDADQDGPAPWLATTYVLGPSLTEAVAGHGPLPLDSVRALGLGLARALDAIHRAGLIHRDLKPSNVLLAADGPRVIDFGIARALEGDGLTSTGVVVGSPGFMCPEQAGGGVLGPAGDVFSLGSVLAFAATGVSPFSGETGGTDSAAALLYRVIHDDPSLDALPEELLPVVAACLAKDPADRPTPAELAELLDLGATALGPGWLPRALAAELATHAAAVLDLDVPVAPAAPADPRPAVPHPHTRVSEPAPTGTVRLLAGAPTQPGAVPADSTRPGTAAPAARPSRRLFLAGGTAALLAAAGGAAWAFGDSGHPPTPRPAPEPTPTAAPATGPSTASPSASPSTTRRPGVAPTPLWTHPLPDTLNGATPLVAGDAVYLYGIGGAAALEAASGQVRWQLPADPETAAAVSGGALVYNGDNLVKANPLNGNPLWTYAPRTTGSMQLQPDTVLAADDQAVYALCRFQPLDAGGDPDPSAKSVPGVFALSAADGSVLWSQQRKPDADTDVLAMLTPDLLLYTDSLTNLVARSRKTGEQVWFAATDALAPQQPVADADRVYCSSAGHGLQAVDLATQKQSWVKPPPAGSKDLWYAPPTVVDGVVYVVLGGMTLQQYNATPSAPPALIAYQAANGQELWRCALPYECSMNTAPVVVQQTCFVSTDNNGIYAVDTTAHTIRWTFQPGLPGGTAWLFSTDGKTLVASQDTKVYALPPV, from the coding sequence ATGCCGTTCCAGCCACTGGAACCCGCCGATCCGCAGTCCGTCGGTCCGTACCGCCTGCTGGCCAGACTGGGCGCCGGCGGGATGGGCCGGGTCTACCTGGCCCGCTCCGCCGGCGGGCGGACCGTCGCGGTCAAGGTGGTGCGGGCCGAACTCGCCGAGGACCCGGAGTTCCGCGAGCGCTTCCGCCGCGAGGTCGCCGCCGCCCGGCTGGTCAGCGGCCCGCACACCGCACCCGTGGTGGACGCCGACCAGGACGGCCCGGCCCCCTGGCTGGCCACCACCTACGTGCTCGGCCCCTCGCTCACCGAGGCGGTGGCCGGGCACGGCCCGTTGCCCCTCGACTCGGTGCGCGCGCTGGGCCTGGGCCTGGCCCGGGCGCTGGACGCGATCCACCGGGCCGGGCTGATCCACCGTGACCTCAAGCCCTCGAACGTGCTGCTGGCCGCCGACGGCCCCCGGGTGATCGACTTCGGGATCGCCCGGGCGCTGGAGGGCGACGGTCTGACCAGCACCGGCGTGGTGGTCGGCTCGCCCGGCTTCATGTGCCCCGAGCAGGCGGGCGGCGGCGTGCTGGGCCCGGCCGGGGACGTCTTCTCGCTCGGTTCGGTGCTGGCCTTCGCCGCCACCGGGGTGAGCCCGTTCAGCGGGGAGACCGGGGGCACCGACTCCGCCGCCGCGCTGCTCTACCGGGTGATCCATGACGATCCGTCACTGGACGCGCTGCCCGAGGAGTTGCTCCCGGTCGTCGCGGCCTGCCTGGCCAAGGATCCCGCCGACCGGCCGACCCCCGCCGAGCTGGCCGAGCTGCTCGACCTCGGGGCCACCGCGCTCGGCCCGGGCTGGCTGCCGCGGGCCCTCGCCGCCGAGCTGGCCACCCATGCCGCCGCCGTGCTCGACCTGGACGTCCCGGTGGCCCCCGCCGCGCCGGCCGACCCGCGGCCCGCGGTGCCCCATCCGCACACCAGGGTGAGCGAGCCCGCCCCGACCGGCACCGTCCGCCTGCTCGCGGGCGCGCCCACCCAGCCCGGTGCCGTCCCGGCCGACAGCACTCGCCCCGGCACCGCCGCCCCCGCGGCCCGCCCCTCGCGCCGGCTCTTCCTGGCCGGCGGCACCGCCGCGCTGCTCGCCGCCGCCGGTGGCGCCGCCTGGGCCTTCGGCGACTCCGGCCACCCGCCCACCCCCAGGCCCGCCCCCGAGCCCACCCCCACCGCGGCGCCGGCCACCGGCCCGAGCACGGCCTCCCCGAGTGCCTCACCGTCCACCACCCGCCGGCCCGGGGTGGCCCCCACCCCGCTCTGGACGCATCCACTGCCCGACACGCTGAACGGGGCCACCCCGCTGGTGGCGGGGGACGCGGTCTACCTGTACGGGATCGGCGGGGCGGCCGCGCTGGAGGCCGCCAGCGGCCAGGTCCGCTGGCAGCTGCCGGCGGACCCCGAGACCGCCGCCGCGGTGAGCGGCGGCGCGCTGGTCTACAACGGCGACAACCTGGTCAAGGCCAACCCGTTGAACGGCAACCCGCTCTGGACCTACGCCCCCAGGACCACGGGCAGCATGCAGCTGCAGCCCGACACCGTGCTGGCGGCCGACGACCAGGCCGTCTACGCCCTGTGCAGGTTCCAGCCGCTGGACGCCGGCGGCGATCCGGACCCCAGCGCCAAGTCCGTGCCGGGCGTCTTCGCGCTCTCCGCCGCCGACGGCTCGGTGCTCTGGAGCCAGCAGCGCAAGCCCGACGCGGACACCGACGTCCTCGCGATGCTGACCCCGGACCTGCTGCTCTACACCGACTCGCTGACCAACCTGGTCGCCCGCAGCCGCAAGACCGGCGAGCAGGTCTGGTTCGCCGCCACAGACGCGCTGGCCCCCCAGCAGCCGGTCGCCGACGCGGACCGGGTCTACTGCTCCTCCGCCGGTCACGGGCTCCAGGCGGTGGACCTGGCCACGCAGAAGCAGAGCTGGGTCAAGCCCCCGCCGGCCGGCAGCAAGGACCTCTGGTACGCCCCGCCCACGGTCGTCGACGGCGTGGTCTACGTGGTGCTGGGCGGCATGACGCTGCAGCAGTACAACGCGACGCCCAGCGCCCCACCGGCCCTGATCGCCTATCAGGCGGCCAACGGCCAGGAGCTGTGGCGCTGCGCGCTGCCCTACGAGTGCTCGATGAACACGGCGCCGGTCGTGGTCCAGCAGACCTGCTTCGTCTCCACCGACAACAACGGGATCTACGCCGTGGACACCACGGCCCACACGATCCGCTGGACCTTCCAGCCGGGCCTCCCCGGCGGCACCGCCTGGCTGTTCAGCACCGACGGCAAGACCTTGGTCGCCTCCCAGGACACCAAGGTCTACGCGCTACCGCCGGTCTGA
- a CDS encoding TerD family protein produces MSVTLAKGGNVSLSKAAPGLTQVQIGLGWDARSTTGAPFDLDASALLCSAGRVLGDEYFVFYNNLKSPEGSVEHLGDNLVGGEEGDEGDEEVMLVNLDLVPAQVDKVVFPVSIYDADARLQSFGQVRNAYIRVVDQLGGQEIARYDLSEDASSETAMIFGELYRYQGEWKFRAVGQGYASGLRGIALDFGVNVQ; encoded by the coding sequence ATGAGTGTCACGCTCGCCAAGGGCGGCAACGTCTCGCTGAGCAAGGCCGCGCCCGGCCTGACCCAGGTTCAGATCGGCCTGGGCTGGGACGCCCGGTCCACCACCGGCGCGCCCTTCGACCTCGATGCGAGCGCGCTGCTCTGCTCGGCCGGCCGGGTGCTCGGTGACGAGTACTTTGTCTTCTACAACAACCTCAAGAGCCCCGAGGGCTCGGTCGAGCACCTGGGCGACAACCTGGTCGGCGGCGAGGAGGGCGACGAGGGCGACGAAGAGGTGATGCTGGTCAACCTCGACCTGGTGCCCGCCCAGGTCGACAAGGTGGTCTTCCCGGTGTCGATCTACGACGCCGACGCGCGGCTGCAGAGCTTCGGCCAGGTCCGCAACGCCTACATCCGGGTGGTCGACCAGCTCGGCGGTCAGGAGATCGCCCGCTACGACCTCAGCGAGGACGCCTCCAGCGAGACCGCGATGATCTTCGGGGAGCTCTACCGCTACCAGGGCGAGTGGAAGTTCCGGGCGGTGGGCCAGGGCTACGCCTCCGGGCTCCGCGGCATCGCCCTCGATTTCGGGGTCAACGTACAGTAA
- a CDS encoding DUF475 domain-containing protein: MFLRTFGWSFATTIAGLIAAGLIWGAEGFGVVLILAILEISLSFDNAVVNATVLKRMNPFWQKIFLTVGVLIAVFGMRLLFPLLVVGLTAHIGPSTVIDLALNSTHTYNGLTYAQHLEAANPAIAAFGGIFLLMIFLDFILEEKDFHWLHWIERPLERIGRLEALSSVLALVSLALAARFFAGEHAETVLLAGLLGLATYLAVNGLSGVFESTLEEDEDEGEGEEGAEEAGGAVTGKPGKSVVQVAGKAAFFLFLYLEVLDASFSFDGVVGAFAISNDIFQITLGLGIGAMYIRSLTVFLVRKGTLDDYVYLEHGAHYAIGALAGILLISIEYKIPEIVTGLIGVAFIGAALTSSLMRNRRIAQAEEATAPEPAGAAAKR; the protein is encoded by the coding sequence GTGTTCCTCCGAACTTTCGGATGGTCCTTCGCGACCACGATCGCCGGTCTGATCGCGGCCGGGCTGATCTGGGGCGCCGAGGGCTTCGGCGTGGTGCTGATCCTCGCGATCCTGGAGATCTCGCTCTCGTTCGACAACGCCGTGGTCAACGCCACGGTGCTGAAGCGGATGAACCCGTTCTGGCAGAAGATCTTCCTGACGGTCGGTGTGCTGATCGCCGTCTTCGGCATGCGGCTGCTCTTCCCGCTGCTGGTGGTGGGCCTGACCGCGCACATCGGTCCGTCCACCGTGATCGACCTGGCACTCAACTCGACCCACACCTACAACGGCCTGACCTACGCCCAGCACCTTGAGGCCGCCAACCCGGCGATCGCGGCGTTCGGTGGGATCTTCCTGCTGATGATCTTCCTGGACTTCATCCTGGAGGAGAAGGACTTCCACTGGCTGCACTGGATCGAGCGCCCGCTGGAGCGGATCGGCCGGCTGGAGGCGCTCTCCTCGGTGCTCGCGCTCGTCTCGCTGGCGCTGGCGGCGCGGTTCTTCGCCGGGGAGCACGCTGAAACGGTCCTGCTGGCGGGCCTGCTGGGGTTGGCCACCTACCTCGCGGTGAACGGGCTCTCGGGTGTCTTCGAGTCCACCCTGGAGGAGGACGAGGACGAGGGTGAGGGTGAGGAGGGCGCCGAGGAGGCGGGCGGGGCCGTCACCGGCAAGCCCGGCAAGTCAGTGGTGCAGGTGGCCGGGAAGGCCGCCTTCTTCCTCTTCCTCTACCTGGAGGTGCTGGACGCCTCCTTCTCCTTCGACGGCGTGGTCGGCGCCTTCGCGATCTCCAACGACATCTTCCAGATCACCCTGGGCCTGGGCATCGGCGCGATGTACATCCGCTCGCTGACCGTCTTCCTGGTCCGCAAGGGCACCTTGGACGACTACGTCTACCTGGAGCACGGCGCCCACTACGCGATCGGCGCGCTGGCCGGGATCCTGCTGATCTCGATCGAGTACAAGATCCCGGAGATCGTCACCGGGCTGATCGGGGTGGCCTTCATCGGGGCGGCGCTGACCTCCTCCCTGATGCGCAACCGGCGGATCGCCCAGGCCGAGGAGGCGACCGCGCCGGAACCGGCGGGGGCCGCCGCCAAGCGGTAG
- a CDS encoding DUF2637 domain-containing protein: protein MSSSTQLTWAVIGGVALLVIAILAATMRVKNTKAEAKEDSWERSEDRRRRKETWYGIASYVLLFCCAGVAAALSFHGLVGFGTQNLGLSGGWEYLVPFGLDGAAMFCSVLAVREASHGDAALGSRLLVWVFAVASAWFNWVHAPRGGGHDGAPQFFSGMSISAAILFDRALKQTRRAALREQGLIPRPLPQIRIVRWLRAPRETYAAWSLMLLENVRSLDEAVEEVREEKQSKLDAKVQARSADRRERAELKAISRGSVLGRGRGGRQVAALTAGGGDGQPATEPALADSEDPMAKVGPSALEPAALAAAPRRTAVGTGSAASVDLTADDDTLSMPKLDSPFDSLERKLRAMEKRLG from the coding sequence ATGTCATCCTCCACTCAGCTGACCTGGGCCGTCATCGGCGGCGTCGCCCTGCTCGTCATAGCCATCCTGGCGGCCACCATGCGGGTCAAGAACACCAAGGCCGAGGCGAAGGAGGACTCCTGGGAGCGCAGCGAGGACCGCCGCCGCCGCAAGGAGACCTGGTACGGCATCGCCTCCTACGTGCTGCTCTTCTGCTGCGCCGGGGTCGCGGCCGCGCTCTCCTTCCACGGCCTGGTCGGCTTCGGCACCCAGAACCTGGGCCTGTCCGGCGGCTGGGAGTACCTGGTCCCGTTCGGCCTCGACGGCGCCGCGATGTTCTGCTCGGTGCTCGCCGTGCGCGAGGCCAGCCACGGTGACGCGGCCCTCGGCTCGCGCCTGCTGGTCTGGGTCTTCGCCGTCGCCTCGGCCTGGTTCAACTGGGTGCACGCCCCGCGCGGCGGCGGCCACGACGGCGCCCCGCAGTTCTTCTCCGGCATGTCGATCTCGGCGGCCATCCTCTTCGACCGGGCGCTCAAGCAGACCCGCCGGGCGGCGCTGCGCGAGCAGGGCCTGATCCCGCGTCCGCTGCCGCAGATCCGCATCGTCCGCTGGCTGCGCGCCCCGCGCGAGACCTACGCGGCCTGGTCGCTGATGCTCCTGGAGAACGTCCGCAGCCTGGACGAGGCGGTCGAGGAGGTCCGCGAGGAGAAGCAGTCCAAGCTGGACGCCAAGGTGCAGGCGCGCAGCGCCGACCGCCGCGAGCGGGCCGAGCTGAAGGCGATCTCGCGCGGCAGTGTGCTGGGCCGGGGCCGCGGCGGGCGCCAGGTGGCCGCGCTGACCGCCGGCGGCGGGGACGGCCAGCCCGCTACGGAGCCTGCTCTAGCCGACTCCGAGGACCCGATGGCCAAGGTCGGCCCCTCCGCGCTGGAGCCCGCCGCCCTCGCCGCGGCCCCGCGCCGCACCGCGGTCGGCACCGGCTCGGCCGCCAGCGTCGACCTGACGGCGGACGACGACACGCTCTCGATGCCGAAGCTCGACTCCCCCTTCGACTCCCTGGAGCGCAAGCTGCGCGCCATGGAGAAGCGCCTGGGCTGA
- a CDS encoding Tellurium resistance: MGQGGKVTLTKSRPHYAITSDGPTSGTLFVNLHWTARLVSGSQGALRRKLLQPRLLRPAQTETSQGGAENVDLDLACMYELTDGTRGVVQPLGKFFGDLQRPPYIKLSGDDQYGAPSGETMYINLEKKDQFKRLLIFVYIYDGTPAFDQTHAQIQIVPPSGPRLEVNLDERASAARSCAVVLIENEGGQLTVRREVRYVHGFQSDLDRLYGFGMQWQRGYKDA; encoded by the coding sequence ATGGGGCAGGGCGGAAAGGTGACGCTGACCAAGTCCCGGCCGCACTACGCGATCACCTCGGACGGGCCGACCAGCGGCACCCTCTTCGTCAACCTGCACTGGACCGCCCGGCTGGTCTCCGGCTCGCAGGGCGCGCTGCGCCGCAAGCTGCTCCAGCCGCGGCTGCTGCGCCCGGCCCAGACCGAGACCAGTCAGGGCGGTGCCGAGAACGTCGACCTGGACCTGGCCTGCATGTACGAACTGACCGACGGCACCCGGGGCGTGGTGCAGCCGCTCGGCAAGTTCTTCGGTGACCTCCAGCGGCCGCCGTACATCAAGCTCAGCGGCGACGACCAGTACGGGGCGCCGTCCGGCGAGACGATGTACATCAACCTGGAGAAGAAGGACCAGTTCAAGCGGCTGCTGATCTTCGTGTACATCTACGACGGCACCCCCGCCTTCGACCAGACCCACGCCCAGATCCAGATCGTGCCGCCGAGCGGGCCGCGGCTGGAGGTCAACCTGGACGAGCGGGCGTCGGCCGCCCGTTCGTGTGCGGTGGTGCTGATCGAGAACGAGGGCGGGCAGCTGACGGTCCGTCGCGAGGTGCGGTACGTGCACGGATTCCAGTCGGACCTGGACCGGCTCTACGGCTTCGGGATGCAGTGGCAGCGGGGGTACAAGGACGCGTAG